A genomic segment from Chitinophagaceae bacterium encodes:
- a CDS encoding NAD-dependent epimerase/dehydratase family protein, translating to MVKEKILVIGASGQIGVELTLALRKIYGNANVIASDLREQNPLLQGTGPYVSMDVMNKEMLHVQVLRQGITQIYLLAAILSATGEKNPGLAWNLNMQGLLNVLDIAREEKLHKVYWPSSIAVFGPTSPKANCPQQTIIEPVTVYGISKYAGEFWCNYFHSRFGVDVRSLRYPGLISYKSAPGGGTTDYAVEIFHEALEEKKYECFLKEDTYLPMMYMPDAIRSTIELMESPADKISVRTSYNISGMSFSPKEIAAEIKKHIPDFSISYMPDYRQDIANSWPQSIDDSVASADWGWKTEYGLKEMVSDMLLNLGS from the coding sequence ATGGTTAAAGAAAAAATACTGGTTATTGGCGCAAGTGGGCAAATAGGAGTGGAGTTAACGCTGGCCTTGCGCAAAATTTATGGTAATGCCAATGTTATTGCATCAGACCTTAGGGAACAAAATCCCTTGCTGCAGGGTACCGGCCCTTATGTGAGTATGGATGTAATGAATAAAGAAATGTTGCATGTGCAGGTACTGCGGCAGGGAATTACCCAAATTTATTTACTGGCAGCTATTTTATCGGCCACTGGCGAAAAAAATCCCGGCCTTGCCTGGAACCTCAATATGCAAGGCTTGCTGAATGTGCTGGATATTGCCCGTGAAGAAAAACTGCATAAAGTATATTGGCCTTCGTCTATAGCGGTTTTTGGGCCCACATCGCCAAAGGCAAATTGCCCGCAGCAAACTATTATTGAGCCGGTAACGGTGTATGGCATCAGCAAATATGCCGGTGAGTTTTGGTGCAATTATTTTCATAGCCGTTTTGGGGTAGATGTACGCAGCCTTCGCTATCCCGGGCTCATCAGTTATAAATCGGCGCCGGGCGGCGGCACCACAGATTATGCCGTAGAAATTTTTCATGAAGCGCTGGAAGAAAAAAAGTACGAATGTTTTTTAAAAGAAGATACTTATTTGCCCATGATGTATATGCCCGATGCCATAAGGTCAACCATTGAACTGATGGAATCACCGGCAGATAAAATTTCGGTGCGTACTTCCTATAATATTTCTGGTATGAGTTTTTCACCAAAAGAAATAGCCGCAGAAATTAAAAAACACATCCCTGATTTTTCCATAAGTTATATGCCCGATTACCGGCAGGATATTGCTAATAGCTGGCCACAAAGTATTGACGATTCTGTTGCTTCTGCCGATTGGGGCTGGAAAACAGAATACGGCTTAAAAGAAATGGTTTCGGATATGCTGCTTAATTTGGGGAGTTAG